The region TAAGCTGCAGGCATACCTCCAGATGGGGGCCTTGTTCCTCTGTTTTTAAGCAGGCGTTTTCAAATGAATATTTTCGGGATAAGTCCCTTAGTTGTTGATTAAGATCCATAAAATCCAGTGCTCCTTTGTAGAAAAATCTTCTATTACTATATTGTAAATGCTTCGATTTTTCAAGTATTTTATAAAGAAATGATGAATTTTGTCGAAATATGTCGAAAAGGATTGGAGCCGGATGCGAAATGAGGCTTGCGGAAGACTCTTTATGATAATGAAAACAAGAAATTAATTATACTAATTAATAGTATAAGATATATTAATTTTTCTAATTTATAGATTCTGTGGTATGATGAATGCATAAAAGTGACAGGAAAGATCCTGCCCTGATGATCCATGGGGAGTTATTGCAAGGAGGAAATCATGAGTGTAAGAAGAGTGTATGTTGAGAAAAAAACAGCCTATGCCGTAAAAGCAAATGAATTAAAGGAGGAAATCACAGGCTATTTAGGTATCCATACGGTGACCGGTGTGAGGGTGCTGATCCGCTACGATATGGAAGCCCTGTCCGATGATGTATATGGGCTGGCTCTTACCTCTGTTTTCTCAGAGCCACCGGTAGATGAAGTGTATGAAGAAGTTTTCCCGAAAAAGGAAGAAGATGTGGTTTTTACCGTTGAATATCTTCCTGGGCAGTTTGACCAGCGGGCCGATTCCGCAGAGCAGTGTGTAAAGCTGTTAAAGGAAGATGAGGAGCCTGTGATCAGATCCGCGACTACTTATGTGATATCCGGTACTCTTACAGAAGCTCAGGCAGCAGAGATTAAATCCTTCTGCATTAATCCGGTAGATTCCAGAGAAGCGGAAGAACAAAAGCCGGAAACCCTTACAGCGGTGTTTGAACCCCCGGCAGACGTGAAGGTTTTTGACGGTTTTAAGGAGCTTGCGGAAGAGGCATTAAAGGAATTATATGAATCATTAAATCTTGCTATGACTTTTCAGGATTTTTACCATATCCAGAATTATTATAAAAATGAGGAGCAGAGAGATCCGTCCATGACGGAAATAAGGGTTTTGGATACTTATTGGTCGGATCATTGCCGTCATACCACGTTCCAGACGGAATTAACGGATGTGACTTTTCGGCCAGGATACTACCAAAAGCCCATGGAGGATACCTACAGGCAGTACCTTGAGGACAGGGAAGCAGTCTTAAAGGGAAAAAACGGCAGGTATGTATGCCTTATGGATCTGGCTCTTCTGGCAATGAAGAAGCTTCGCATGGAGGGAAAGGTGGAAGATTTAGAGGAGTCCGACGAGATCAATGCCTGCAGCATTGTAGTCCCGGTTCTCATCGACGGTGAAGAAGAAGAATGGCTGGTAAATTTTAAAAATGAAACTCACAATCATCCTACGGAAATAGAGCCTTTCGGCGGTGCGGCCACCTGCCTTGGAGGAGCCATCCGGGATCCTCTTTCCGGCCGTACCTACGTTTACCAGGCCATGCGGGTGACCGGGGCGGCAGACCCTACAAGGCCTTTGAACGAGACATTAAAGGGAAAACTGCCTCAGAGAAAGATCGTGACCGGTGCTGCAGGCGGCTACAGCTCCTATGGAAACCAGATCGGCCTGGCTACCGGCTATGTAAAGGAGATCTACCATCCGGATTATGTTGCAAAGAGAATGGAAATTGGAGCCGTGCTGGGTGCTGCCCCAAGAAAGAACGTCATCCGGAAGACTTCAGATCCGGGAGACAGGATCATTCTCCTTGGAGGACGTACAGGACGTGATGGATGCGGCGGGGCCACAGGCTCATCCAAGGTTCATACAGAAGCTTCCATTGAAACGTGCGGTGCAGAGGTACAAAAGGGAAATGCGCCCACAGAACGGAAAATACAGCGATTATTCCGCAGGGAAGAAGTGAGCAGGATCATTAAGAAATGCAATGATTTTGGTGCCGGCGGCGTGTCGGTTGCCATAGGGGAGCTGGCAGACGGTCTGCGGATTGATCTGGATAAGGTGCCGAAGAAGTACGCAGGACTTGACGGAACAGAAATCGCCATTTCCGAGTCTCAGGAACGCATGGCTGTAGTGGTGGATCCCAAAGATGCCGACCGTTTCCTGTCCTATGCGGCTGAGGAAAATTTAGAAGCTGTGGAAGTGGCTGTGGTAACAGAAGAACCAAGGCTTGTGATGAGCTGGAGAGGAAAGACCATAGTAGACATCAGCCGTCCGTTTCTGGATACCAACGGAGCCCATCAGGAAGCTTCGGTAATTGTAGAGGTTCCTCAAAGAGAAGGGGGCGCTTTTGTAAGGAAGGAGATCCCTGATGTCAGGGAAACCTGGTTAAAACTGCTTTCCGATTTAAACGTATGCTCTCAGAAGGGGCTTGTGGAAATGTTTGACAGTTCCATAGGGGCAGGAAGTGTGTTCATGCCTTATGGAGGCAAGTACCAGATGACGGAGACACAGGCCATGGTTGCAAAGCTTCCGGTGCTTCATGGAAAAACGGATACTGTTACCATGATGAGCTGTGGTTTTGATCCCTATTTGTCAAGCTGGAGCCCTTACCATGGCGCGGTTTATGCGGTATTGTCCTCAGTTGCCAGAATCGCCGCGGCAGGCGGTGATTACAGAAAAATCCGTTTCACCTTCCAGGAATATTTCCGCAGGATGACAGATGATCCGGCCCGCTGGAGCCAGCCGTTTTCCGCCCTTCTTGGGGCTTACAGCGCCCAGATTGGATTTGGACTTCCTTCCATCGGAGGAAAGGACAGCATGTCAGGAACCTTTCAGGACATGGATGTACCGCCGACCCTAGTCTCCTTTGCTGTGAATGTTGGGGATGGCAGGCACATCATCTCACCGGAATTTAAGAAGGCGGGCAGCAGGATCGTGATATTCCGGATTGATAAAGACGCCTATGATCTTCCGGTATACCGTGAAGTCATGAAGGGGTATGAAGCGCTGTTTGAAGATATCTGCGCAGGGCGCATTTTGTCCGCTTATGCCGTTGAGGGCCATGGAATCTGTGAGGCAGTAAGTAAAATGGCCTTTGGAAACCGGATGGGTGTAAAGATCGGAACCAACGTGGACCCGGGAGATTTCTTCCAGGCCGGCTGGGGAAATATCCTGTGTGAGGTTCCGGAAGAAAGGCTTGGGGAGTTGACGGTTTCCTGTGCCGTCATCGGTGAAGTGACTGATACAGGCGTATTTGAATATGGCAGCATCTCCATAGAGATTGATGAAGCGCTGAAAGCATGGTCAAAGCCTTTGGAAGACGTGTTTCCTACAGAATCAGGAGCAGAAAGGCTGGCTGTGCCGGAAATGCTTTATGATACAAAAGATATTTACGTTTGCAGGAACAAGGTGGCAAGGCCTAATGTATTCATTCCCGTGTTCCCTGGTACCAACTGTGAGTATGACAGCGCAAAGGCTTTTGAGCGGGCGGGAGCCAATGTAGTGACGAAAGTCTTCCGGAACTTAACGGCACAGGACATCCGGGAATCTGTGGAACAATACCGGAGGGAAATATCAAAGGCTCAGATCGTTATGTTTCCCGGAGGATTCTCCGCAGGCGATGAACCTGACGGCTCTGCCAAGTTTTTTGCCAATCTATTCAGAAGCCAGGGGATCAAGGAAGAGATTGGAAAGCTGTTACAGGAAAGGGATGGCCTTATGCTGGGAATCTGCAACGGTTTCCAGGCCTTGATTAAGCTGGGCCTTGTACCGGAAGGAGTGATCGGACCGCAAAGGGCGGATTCTCCTACACTGGCGATGAATACCATTGGCCGCCATATTTCCAAGATGGTGTATACGAAAGTGGTCACAAATAAGTCTCCGTGGCTCTCTGGGGCAGAATTAGGCGGGATTTACTGCAATCCTGCCTCACACGGGGAAGGGCGGTTTGTGGCAAATGAGGAATGGATCAGAAAGCTGTTTGAAAATGGACAGGTAGCGACCCAATATGTGGATGACAAGGGCTGCCCTACCATGGACGAATGCTGGAACCCTAACGGGTCATACCTGGCAGTGGAGGGCATTACAAGCCCGGACGGGCGGATTCTTGGGAAGATGGCTCATTCCGAACGCAGGGGAGAAACAGTGGCAATAAATATTTACGGAGAGCAGGATATGAAGATATTTGAATCTGGTGTAAAATATTTCCAGTAACAGGGACAGAGCTTCCCGGCTTTTGTGAGCTGTCACAGCGGAATGCTTCATGCAAAGCCTCTCTTATTCCTGCAGCGGCAGATACACTTCCATGTAATGAATGGGTGTATCTGCTTTTATGTCCTGGTTTTCCTTTGCAATATCCTTAAAAGCACAGCTTAATAAATGGCTGCTGTAGGCCAGGCCCATAGAATGAAATCCATGTTTCCTTGCCCAGTCTGCAGCGTTTAAGACAGCCTGTGACTCTAAGACAAGGCTGTCCGAGGCGACTACGGTATAAACGCAGCGGTCCTGCTTCAGCAATGGATAGCTGTTTAATGCCTGCTTCAATTTCATAATGGAGGCGGTATCTTCTGCAATCATAAAAAATTCTTTTCCCCGGTCCGCACCATGGTCCTGAATCCGGTATTCCTGACAGATATAGCATAAATCGGCGATGCCTGTCTGGTTGATGAAATGGTTATCCGGCATCTGGTAATAAGGCGGCATGGGCCGCAGGTCATAACGGTTTAAGAATTTTTCCACATTTTTATAGTGCTTTTGCAAATGGGTCAGATGGATGAGGGACTGCCGGTGCTTTTCTACCTGCAGCTTTTCCTCGGCTATTTTTTCCTGAATCATGGAACAGTAGGAGGGAAAGGAGCTTTTATACAAGATCCGGCCGATATCCTCGATGCTGAAGTTCAGTCTGCGGTAAAACATGATGCTTGAAAGCTTTTTAATGTCTTCATATGTATAGGTTCGGTAGCCGTTTTTTTGCTTTTCCGGTTGAATGATCCCTTTTTTTTCATAAAATCGAAGGGTATCCCGGCTTAAACCTAACCGGTTGGATACTTCTCCAATGCTGTATTTTTTCATTATGATTCCTCTTTTCAGTCAAAAGAGCAGTGAGGGCAGGGCAGAATTTTCTTACGTGCGGGCACGACGAAAATTCTGCTCTGTCCTGTTTCGCACCGCTGATTGCTTTCGTGGATATTTTACCATAAAAATACGGACTTTCGGCTTTACGGTTTTCTTTCTATGCTTACGAATTATTAACGGAAAGGAGCTTGAAATCGTAAAGAACTATGTTATGATAGTATCAGAGATCAAGCTTGTACTTACATAAGAGACATGAGAAGGGGGTATTATTTACATGGGAAAAGGCAAGAAGAAAATGGTCAAATGCCTGGTTTGCGGTGCCGTATTTGAGGCGGAAAATGAAGTTTGCCCTGTTTGCGGAGTAGGAACGGAAAATTTTGTTCCTTATGAAGAGGAGGAAAGGGATTTCCATAAAGATACGGAAGAGCTGTACCTTATTCTGGGCAACGGCGCGGCAGGAGTCAGTGCTGCGGAAGCGATCCGGGAAAGAAATTCCACCTGTTCCATTGTCATGGTGACGAAAGAGGACTGTCTGCCTTATTCAAGACCTATGCTGACCAAATCGGTAATGGGTAAGGAGAGAAAAGAAGAACTGCTTCTTCATGACCCTGCATGGTATGAGGAGAAGCGAATCCTGAATCTGACGGGAAAACGGGCAGAAAAGATTGATACCAGAGAAAAGGAGGTCACTTTTGACGACGGGATCCGGTTGAAATACGACAAATGCATCTATGCTCTGGGATCAGAATGTTTCATTCCTCCCATACCGGGAAATGAAAAACAGGAGGTAGTGGCCATACGCCGCCTTTCCGATATTGAGAAAATCAATTCCCTTCTTTCCACATCAGCCCGGGCCGTTGTCATCGGAGGCGGCGTGCTGGGACTGGAAGCAGCATGGGAACTTAAAAATGCAGGTCTTTCTGTGACAGTTTTGGAGCAGGGCAGCCAGCTTATGAAGCGGCAGCTTGATGAGGAAGCCGGAGAATTTTTAAAAGCCATTATTCTGGAAAAGGGAATCGATGTAAAATTTAAGGCAGTTACCGGTGAGATAGAAGGAGAAGACAAGGTGACGGGGGTCCGTCTGGAAGATGGCACGGTCCTGCCGGCAGATTTGGTCGTCATATCCGCCGGTGTCCGGGCCAATGTATCCCTGGCAGAAGATGCCGGGGCCAAATCCGGGCAGGCTGTGATTGTAAATGAGCACATGGAAACCACAGTACCAGGCATTTACG is a window of [Clostridium] saccharolyticum WM1 DNA encoding:
- a CDS encoding FAD-dependent oxidoreductase; the protein is MGKGKKKMVKCLVCGAVFEAENEVCPVCGVGTENFVPYEEEERDFHKDTEELYLILGNGAAGVSAAEAIRERNSTCSIVMVTKEDCLPYSRPMLTKSVMGKERKEELLLHDPAWYEEKRILNLTGKRAEKIDTREKEVTFDDGIRLKYDKCIYALGSECFIPPIPGNEKQEVVAIRRLSDIEKINSLLSTSARAVVIGGGVLGLEAAWELKNAGLSVTVLEQGSQLMKRQLDEEAGEFLKAIILEKGIDVKFKAVTGEIEGEDKVTGVRLEDGTVLPADLVVISAGVRANVSLAEDAGAKSGQAVIVNEHMETTVPGIYACGDCAEYEGINYAIWPQAVEMGKAAGANAAGERISYKTVTAALTFHGMDTSLFAVGDPGKDSGKTYEISREIDEEKKIYKVYYHEAGKLVGAILIGDTSDMGRILEEIE
- a CDS encoding MerR family transcriptional regulator — its product is MKKYSIGEVSNRLGLSRDTLRFYEKKGIIQPEKQKNGYRTYTYEDIKKLSSIMFYRRLNFSIEDIGRILYKSSFPSYCSMIQEKIAEEKLQVEKHRQSLIHLTHLQKHYKNVEKFLNRYDLRPMPPYYQMPDNHFINQTGIADLCYICQEYRIQDHGADRGKEFFMIAEDTASIMKLKQALNSYPLLKQDRCVYTVVASDSLVLESQAVLNAADWARKHGFHSMGLAYSSHLLSCAFKDIAKENQDIKADTPIHYMEVYLPLQE
- a CDS encoding phosphoribosylformylglycinamidine synthase — its product is MSVRRVYVEKKTAYAVKANELKEEITGYLGIHTVTGVRVLIRYDMEALSDDVYGLALTSVFSEPPVDEVYEEVFPKKEEDVVFTVEYLPGQFDQRADSAEQCVKLLKEDEEPVIRSATTYVISGTLTEAQAAEIKSFCINPVDSREAEEQKPETLTAVFEPPADVKVFDGFKELAEEALKELYESLNLAMTFQDFYHIQNYYKNEEQRDPSMTEIRVLDTYWSDHCRHTTFQTELTDVTFRPGYYQKPMEDTYRQYLEDREAVLKGKNGRYVCLMDLALLAMKKLRMEGKVEDLEESDEINACSIVVPVLIDGEEEEWLVNFKNETHNHPTEIEPFGGAATCLGGAIRDPLSGRTYVYQAMRVTGAADPTRPLNETLKGKLPQRKIVTGAAGGYSSYGNQIGLATGYVKEIYHPDYVAKRMEIGAVLGAAPRKNVIRKTSDPGDRIILLGGRTGRDGCGGATGSSKVHTEASIETCGAEVQKGNAPTERKIQRLFRREEVSRIIKKCNDFGAGGVSVAIGELADGLRIDLDKVPKKYAGLDGTEIAISESQERMAVVVDPKDADRFLSYAAEENLEAVEVAVVTEEPRLVMSWRGKTIVDISRPFLDTNGAHQEASVIVEVPQREGGAFVRKEIPDVRETWLKLLSDLNVCSQKGLVEMFDSSIGAGSVFMPYGGKYQMTETQAMVAKLPVLHGKTDTVTMMSCGFDPYLSSWSPYHGAVYAVLSSVARIAAAGGDYRKIRFTFQEYFRRMTDDPARWSQPFSALLGAYSAQIGFGLPSIGGKDSMSGTFQDMDVPPTLVSFAVNVGDGRHIISPEFKKAGSRIVIFRIDKDAYDLPVYREVMKGYEALFEDICAGRILSAYAVEGHGICEAVSKMAFGNRMGVKIGTNVDPGDFFQAGWGNILCEVPEERLGELTVSCAVIGEVTDTGVFEYGSISIEIDEALKAWSKPLEDVFPTESGAERLAVPEMLYDTKDIYVCRNKVARPNVFIPVFPGTNCEYDSAKAFERAGANVVTKVFRNLTAQDIRESVEQYRREISKAQIVMFPGGFSAGDEPDGSAKFFANLFRSQGIKEEIGKLLQERDGLMLGICNGFQALIKLGLVPEGVIGPQRADSPTLAMNTIGRHISKMVYTKVVTNKSPWLSGAELGGIYCNPASHGEGRFVANEEWIRKLFENGQVATQYVDDKGCPTMDECWNPNGSYLAVEGITSPDGRILGKMAHSERRGETVAINIYGEQDMKIFESGVKYFQ